A genomic window from Phocoena sinus isolate mPhoSin1 chromosome 20, mPhoSin1.pri, whole genome shotgun sequence includes:
- the ABCC3 gene encoding canalicular multispecific organic anion transporter 2 isoform X3, which yields MSGCRGFGLRGSSSSSGSCVWSVASSPSVPRSFQLWHRLAILSYRRPLEEWDLWCLNKEDRSHVVVQRLLEERKKQQEQAARHQAAEASGKRLSSEGEVLLGGRPQAREPPFLRALMATFGSSFLLSMFFKLTQDLLSFINPQLLSVLIRFISNPTAPTWWGFLVAGLMFVCSVMQTLILHQYYHCIFVMGLRFRTGIIGVIYRKALVITNSVKRESTVGEIVNLMSVDAQRFMDVVPFINLLWSAPLQMILAVYFLWQNLGPSVLAGVALMVLLIPLNGAVAVKMRAFQVEQMKLKDSRVKLMSEILGGIKVLKLYAWEPSFLKQVEDIRQEELRLMRQAAYLHATSTFIWICTPFLVTLTTLGMYVSVDKNNVLDAEKAFVSVSLFNILKIPLNMLPQLISNLAQTSVSLKRIQHFLSQDELDSQCVERKTITPGYTVTIHNGTFTWSQNLPPTLHSLDIQVPKGALVAVVGPVGCGKSSLLSALLGEMEKLEGKVYMKGSVAYVPQQAWIQNCTLQENVLFGQALDPKRYQQALEACALLADLEVLPGGSKTEIGEKGINLSGGQRQRVSLARAVYSDADIFLLDDPLSAVDSHVAKHIFDQVIGPEGVLAGKTRVLVTHGISFLPQTDFVIVLADGQVSEIGTYAALLQRNGSFANFLRNYAPDEGKKHQEADSRTALEDKEDEEVLLTEDPLSNHTDLTVHEPVTYEVQKQFMRQLSAMSLEREGQGRPVPRRRLGAAEKVVQATEAKASRVLLTQEEKVEMGTVKLRVFWDYARAVGLCAMLTICLLHGGQSAAAIGANVWLSAWTGEAVVNGQQNNTSQRLGVYAALGILQGLLVMLSAIMMAVGGVQAARLLHQALLYNKMRSPQSFFDTTPSGRILNRFSKDVYIIDEVLAPTILMLLNSFYNSISTLVVIVASTPLFAVVILPLAVLYLFVQRLYVATSRQLKRLESVSRSPIYSHFLETVTGSSVIRAYGRSQDFEAISDAKVDTNQRSCYPYIASNRWLGVRVEFVGNCVVFFTALFAVIGRSSQSPGLVGLSVSYALQVTLALNWMIRTLSDLESNIVAVERVKGYSKTETEAPWVVEGSRPPAGWPLQGEVEFRNYSVRYRPGLELVLKDLSLQVRGGEKVGIVGRTGAGKSSMTLCLFRILEAAEGDILIDGLNVADIGLHDLRSQLTIIPQDPILFSGTLRMNLDPFGNYSEEDMWRVLELSHLHTFVSSQPAGLDFQCSEGGENLSVGQRQLVCLARALLRKSRILVLDEATAAIDLETDDLIQATIHTQCETCTVLTIAHRLNTIMDYTRVLVLDKGTIAEFDSPTNLIAARGIFYGMARDAGLA from the exons ATGAGCGGCTGCAGGGGGTTCGGTCTTCGGGGGTCCTCATCATCTTCTGGTTCCTGTGTGTGGTCTGTGGCATCATCCCCTTCCGTTCCAAGATCCTTTCAGCTTTGGCACAG GTTGGCCATCCTCAGCTACCGGCGGCCCTTGGAGGAGTGGGACCTCTGGTGCCTGAACAAGGAGGACCGCTCCCACGTGGTGGTGCAGAGGCtgctggaggagaggaagaagcaacaagagcaGGCAGCGCG ACACCAGGCTGCGGAGGCTTCTGGGAAGAGACTGTCCAGCGAGGGTGAGGTGTTGCTGGGGGGCCGGCCCCAGGCTCGGGAGCCCCCCTTCCTGCGGGCCCTGATGGCCACCTTTGGCTCCAGCTTCCTCCTCAGCATGTTCTTCAAGCTGACCCAGGACCTGCTGTCCTTCATCAACCCGCAGCTGCTGAG CGTCCTGATCAGATTTATTTCAAACCCCACGGCCCCCACCTGGTGGGGCTTTCTGGTGGCCGGGCTGATGTTCGTGTGCTCCGTGATGCAGACTCTGATCTTACACCAGTATTACCACTGCATCTTTGTGATGGGGTTGAGGTTTCGCACGGGCATCATAGGTGTCATCTATAGGAAG GCTCTGGTCATCACCAATTCAGTCAAACGTGAGTCCACTGTGGGAGAAATTGTTAACCTCATGTCGGTGGACGCCCAGCGCTTCATGGATGTTGTCCCCTTCATCAACCTGCTGTGGTCAGCACCACTGCAGATGATCCTGGCAGTGTACTTCCTCTGGCAG AACCTGGGTCCCTCTGTCCTGGCTGGAGTCGCTCTCATGGTCTTGCTGATTCCGCTCAATGGAGCCGTGGCTGTGAAAATGCGTGCGTTCCAG GTAGAGCAAATGAAACTCAAGGACTCACGCGTCAAGCTGATGAGCGAGATCCTGGGTGGCATCAAGGTGCTGAAGCTGTATGCCTGGGAGCCCAGCTTCTTGAAGCAGGTGGAGGACATCCGGCAGGAGGAGCTCCGGCTGATGCGCCAGGCTGCCTACCTCCACGCCACGTCCACTTTCATCTGGATCTGCACCCCCTTCCTG GTGACCCTGACCACCCTCGGGATGTACGTGTCCGTGGACAAGAACAATGTGCTGGATGCTGAGAAGGCCTTTGTGTCCGTGTCCCTGTTCAACATCTTAAAAATCCCCCTCAACATGCTGCCCCAGTTGATCAGCAACTTGGCCCAG ACCAGTGTGTCTCTGAAACGGATCCAGCATTTCCTGAGCCAAGATGAACTTGACTCCCAGTGTGTGGAAAGAAAGACCATCACCCCAG GCTATACTGTCACCATACACAATGGCACCTTCACCTGGTCCCAGAACCTACCACCCACCCTGCACAG CCTAGATATCCAGGTGCCAAAAGGGGCACTAGTGGCTGTGGTGGGGCCTGTGGGTTGTGGGAAGTCCTCCCTGTTGTCTGCCCTGCTGGGAGAGATGGAGAAGCTGGAAGGCAAGGTGTATATGAAG GGCTCCGTGGCCTACGTGCCCCAGCAGGCATGGATACAGAACTGCACTCTTCAGGAAAATGTGCTGTTTGGCCAAGCCCTGGACCCCAAGCGGTACCAACAGGCTCTGGAGGCCTGTGCCCTGCTGGCTGACCTGGAGGTGCTGCCTGGTGGAAGCAAGACAGAGATCGGAGAGAAG GGCATTAACCTGTCTGGGGGCCAGCGTCAGCGGGTCAGTCTGGCCCGAGCTGTCTACAGTGACGCTGACATTTTTTTGCTGGATGACCCATTGTCAGCCGTGGACTCCCACGTGGCCAAACATATCTTTGACCAAGTCATTGGGCCAGAAGGTGTGCTGGCAGGAAAG ACACGGGTGCTAGTGACGCATGGCATCAGCTTCCTGCCCCAGACGGACTTTGTCATAGTGCTAGCCGACGGGCAGGTGTCTGAGATTGGCACTTACGCAGCCCTGCTGCAGCGCAATGGCTCCTTTGCCAACTTTCTCCGCAACTATGCACCTGATGAGGGCAAGAAGCACCAGGAGGCCGACAGCAGGACCG CCTTGGAGGACAAAGAGGATGAGGAGGTGCTGCTGACTGAGGACCCGCTCAGCAATCACACAGACCTGACGGTTCATGAGCCAGTGACATACGAGGTCCAGAAGCAGTTTATGAG ACAGCTGAGTGCCATGTCCCTGGAAAGAGAGGGCCAGGGTCGGCCTGTGCCCAGGAGGCGCCTAGGTGCGGCAGAAAAGGTAGTGCAGGCAACAGAGGCCAAGGCGAGCCGTGTGCTGCTGACCCAGGAGGAGAAGGTGGAGATGGGCACT GTGAAGCTGAGGGTGTTCTGGGATTACGCCAGGGCCGTGGGGCTCTGTGCCATGCTGACCATCTGTCTGCTGCACGGGGGTCAAAGTGCGGCTGCCATTGGGGCCAACGTCTGGCTCAGTGCCTGGACCGGTGAGGCTGTGGTGAACGGCCAGCAGAACAACACCTCCCAGAGGCTGGGTGTCTACGCCGCCTTGGGAATTCTGCAAG GGCTCCTGGTGATGCTGTCAGCCATCATGATGGCGGTGGGAGGCGTCCAGGCCGCGCGCTTGCTTCACCAGGCACTGCTGTACAACAAGATGCGCTCGCCACAGTCCTTCTTCGATACGACGCCCTCAGGCCGCATCCTCAACCGCTTCTCCAAGGACGTCTACATCATCGATGAGGTTCTGGCTCCCACCATCCTGATGCTGCTGAATTCCTTCTACAACTCCATCTCCACCCTCGTGGTCATCGTGGCCAGCACGCCACTCTTTGCTGTGGTCATCCTGCCTTTGGCTGTCCTCTACCTCTTTGTGCAG CGCCTCTATGTGGCTACGTCACGGCAACTGAAGCGGCTGGAATCTGTCAGCCGCTCACCCATCTACTCCCACTTTTTGGAGACGGTGACCGGCTCCAGCGTCATCCGGGCCTATGGCCGCAGCCAGGACTTCGAGGCCATCAGTGATGCTAAGGTGGACACCAACCAGAGGAGCTGCTACCCTTACATCGCCTCCAACAG GTGGCTGGGGGTCCGAGTGGAGTTCGTGGGCAACTGTGTCGTGTTCTTCACTGCACTCTTTGCTGTGATTGGGAGAAGCAGCCAGAGTCCAGGGCTGGTGGGCCTGTCTGTGTCCTATGCCCTACAG GTGACGTTGGCTCTGAACTGGATGATACGAACGCTATCAGACTTGGAGTCTAATATTGTGGCCGTGGAGAGAGTCAAAGGGTACTCCAAGACGGAGACTGAG GCCCCCTGGGTGGTGGAGGGCAGCCGCCCACCAGCGGGCTGGCCACTGCAGGGTGAGGTGGAGTTCCGGAATTACTCTGTGCGCTACCGGCCGGGCCTGGAGCTGGTGCTGAAGGACCTGAGTCTACAAGTGCGAGGTGGCGAGAAG GTGGGGATCGTGGGCCGCACTGGGGCTGGCAAATCGTCCATGACCCTCTGCCTGTTCCGCATCCTGGAAGCCGCGGAGGGCGACATCCTCATCGACGGCCTCAATGTGGCTGACATCGGGCTCCATGACCTGCGTTCTCAGCTGACCATCATCCCCCAG GACCCCATCTTGTTCTCGGGGACCCTGCGCATGAACCTGGACCCCTTCGGCAATTACTCGGAGGAAGACATGTGGCGAGTCTTGGAGCTGTCCCACCTGCACACGTTTGTGAGCTCCCAGCCGGCAGGCCTGGACTTCCAGTGCTCCGAGGGCGGGGAGAATCTCAG CGTGGGCCAGCGGCAGCTTGTGTGCCTGGCCAGAGCCCTGCTTCGCAAGAGTCGCATCCTGGTTTTAGACGAGGCCACAGCCGCCATCGACCTGGAGACTGATGACCTCATCCAGGCCACCATCCACACCCAGTGTGAGACCTGCACGGTGCTGACCATCGCACATCGGCTCAACACCATCATGGACTACACCAG GGTCCTGGTCCTGGACAAAGGGACAATAGCTGAATTTGATTCTCCAACCAACCTCATTGCAGCCAGAGGCATCTTCTACGGGATGGCCAGAGATGCTGGACTTGCCTAA
- the ABCC3 gene encoding canalicular multispecific organic anion transporter 2 isoform X6: MDALCGSKFWDSNLSVHTDNPDVTPCFQNSVLAWVPCIYLWAALPCYLFYLRHRHQGYIVLSSLSRVKTALGVLLWCVSWIDLFYSFHGLVHGWAPAPIFFVTPLVVGVTMLLATLLIQYERLQGVRSSGVLIIFWFLCVVCGIIPFRSKILSALAQGKISDPFRFTTFYIYFALVLSALVLSCSREKPPFFSPKNIDPNPCPEAGAGFLSRLSFWWFTKLAILSYRRPLEEWDLWCLNKEDRSHVVVQRLLEERKKQQEQAARHQAAEASGKRLSSEGEVLLGGRPQAREPPFLRALMATFGSSFLLSMFFKLTQDLLSFINPQLLSVLIRFISNPTAPTWWGFLVAGLMFVCSVMQTLILHQYYHCIFVMGLRFRTGIIGVIYRKALVITNSVKRESTVGEIVNLMSVDAQRFMDVVPFINLLWSAPLQMILAVYFLWQNLGPSVLAGVALMVLLIPLNGAVAVKMRAFQVEQMKLKDSRVKLMSEILGGIKVLKLYAWEPSFLKQVEDIRQEELRLMRQAAYLHATSTFIWICTPFLVTLTTLGMYVSVDKNNVLDAEKAFVSVSLFNILKIPLNMLPQLISNLAQTSVSLKRIQHFLSQDELDSQCVERKTITPGYTVTIHNGTFTWSQNLPPTLHSLDIQVPKGALVAVVGPVGCGKSSLLSALLGEMEKLEGKVYMKGSVAYVPQQAWIQNCTLQENVLFGQALDPKRYQQALEACALLADLEVLPGGSKTEIGEKGINLSGGQRQRVSLARAVYSDADIFLLDDPLSAVDSHVAKHIFDQVIGPEGVLAGKTRVLVTHGISFLPQTDFVIVLADGQVSEIGTYAALLQRNGSFANFLRNYAPDEGKKHQEADSRTALEDKEDEEVLLTEDPLSNHTDLTVHEPVTYEVQKQFMRQLSAMSLEREGQGRPVPRRRLGAAEKVVQATEAKASRVLLTQEEKVEMGTVKLRVFWDYARAVGLCAMLTICLLHGGQSAAAIGANVWLSAWTGEAVVNGQQNNTSQRLGVYAALGILQGLLVMLSAIMMAVGGVQAARLLHQALLYNKMRSPQSFFDTTPSGRILNRFSKDVYIIDEVLAPTILMLLNSFYNSISTLVVIVASTPLFAVVILPLAVLYLFVQRLYVATSRQLKRLESVSRSPIYSHFLETVTGSSVIRAYGRSQDFEAISDAKVDTNQRSCYPYIASNRWLGVRVEFVGNCVVFFTALFAVIGRSSQSPGLVGLSVSYALQPLWLGDVGSELDDTNAIRLGV; this comes from the exons GACTCCAATCTGTCCGTGCACACAGACAACCCGGACGTCACTCCCTGCTTCCAGAACTCCGTGCTggcctgggtcccctgcatctaCCTGTGGGCTGCCCTGCCCTGCTACCTGTTCTACCTGCGGCACCGCCACCAAGGCTACATTGTTCTCTCTAGTCTCTCTAGGGTCAAGACG GCCTTGGGCGTCCTGCTGTGGTGTGTCTCCTGGATTGACCTCTTCTACTCCTTCCATGGCCTGGTCCATGGTTGGGCCCCTGCTCCCATCTTCTTTGTCACCCCCTTGGTGGTGGGGGTCACCATG CTGCTGGCCACCCTGCTGATCCAGTATGAGCGGCTGCAGGGGGTTCGGTCTTCGGGGGTCCTCATCATCTTCTGGTTCCTGTGTGTGGTCTGTGGCATCATCCCCTTCCGTTCCAAGATCCTTTCAGCTTTGGCACAG GGCAAGATCTCAGACCCCTTCCGCTTCACCACCTTCTATATCTACTTTGCCCTGGTGCTCTCTGCCCTTGTCCTCTCGTGCTCCAGGGAGAAGCCACCATTTTTCTCCCCCAAGAATATCGACCCC AACCCCTGCCCCGAGGCCGGAGCTGGCTTCCTCTCCCgcctgtctttctggtggtttACAAA GTTGGCCATCCTCAGCTACCGGCGGCCCTTGGAGGAGTGGGACCTCTGGTGCCTGAACAAGGAGGACCGCTCCCACGTGGTGGTGCAGAGGCtgctggaggagaggaagaagcaacaagagcaGGCAGCGCG ACACCAGGCTGCGGAGGCTTCTGGGAAGAGACTGTCCAGCGAGGGTGAGGTGTTGCTGGGGGGCCGGCCCCAGGCTCGGGAGCCCCCCTTCCTGCGGGCCCTGATGGCCACCTTTGGCTCCAGCTTCCTCCTCAGCATGTTCTTCAAGCTGACCCAGGACCTGCTGTCCTTCATCAACCCGCAGCTGCTGAG CGTCCTGATCAGATTTATTTCAAACCCCACGGCCCCCACCTGGTGGGGCTTTCTGGTGGCCGGGCTGATGTTCGTGTGCTCCGTGATGCAGACTCTGATCTTACACCAGTATTACCACTGCATCTTTGTGATGGGGTTGAGGTTTCGCACGGGCATCATAGGTGTCATCTATAGGAAG GCTCTGGTCATCACCAATTCAGTCAAACGTGAGTCCACTGTGGGAGAAATTGTTAACCTCATGTCGGTGGACGCCCAGCGCTTCATGGATGTTGTCCCCTTCATCAACCTGCTGTGGTCAGCACCACTGCAGATGATCCTGGCAGTGTACTTCCTCTGGCAG AACCTGGGTCCCTCTGTCCTGGCTGGAGTCGCTCTCATGGTCTTGCTGATTCCGCTCAATGGAGCCGTGGCTGTGAAAATGCGTGCGTTCCAG GTAGAGCAAATGAAACTCAAGGACTCACGCGTCAAGCTGATGAGCGAGATCCTGGGTGGCATCAAGGTGCTGAAGCTGTATGCCTGGGAGCCCAGCTTCTTGAAGCAGGTGGAGGACATCCGGCAGGAGGAGCTCCGGCTGATGCGCCAGGCTGCCTACCTCCACGCCACGTCCACTTTCATCTGGATCTGCACCCCCTTCCTG GTGACCCTGACCACCCTCGGGATGTACGTGTCCGTGGACAAGAACAATGTGCTGGATGCTGAGAAGGCCTTTGTGTCCGTGTCCCTGTTCAACATCTTAAAAATCCCCCTCAACATGCTGCCCCAGTTGATCAGCAACTTGGCCCAG ACCAGTGTGTCTCTGAAACGGATCCAGCATTTCCTGAGCCAAGATGAACTTGACTCCCAGTGTGTGGAAAGAAAGACCATCACCCCAG GCTATACTGTCACCATACACAATGGCACCTTCACCTGGTCCCAGAACCTACCACCCACCCTGCACAG CCTAGATATCCAGGTGCCAAAAGGGGCACTAGTGGCTGTGGTGGGGCCTGTGGGTTGTGGGAAGTCCTCCCTGTTGTCTGCCCTGCTGGGAGAGATGGAGAAGCTGGAAGGCAAGGTGTATATGAAG GGCTCCGTGGCCTACGTGCCCCAGCAGGCATGGATACAGAACTGCACTCTTCAGGAAAATGTGCTGTTTGGCCAAGCCCTGGACCCCAAGCGGTACCAACAGGCTCTGGAGGCCTGTGCCCTGCTGGCTGACCTGGAGGTGCTGCCTGGTGGAAGCAAGACAGAGATCGGAGAGAAG GGCATTAACCTGTCTGGGGGCCAGCGTCAGCGGGTCAGTCTGGCCCGAGCTGTCTACAGTGACGCTGACATTTTTTTGCTGGATGACCCATTGTCAGCCGTGGACTCCCACGTGGCCAAACATATCTTTGACCAAGTCATTGGGCCAGAAGGTGTGCTGGCAGGAAAG ACACGGGTGCTAGTGACGCATGGCATCAGCTTCCTGCCCCAGACGGACTTTGTCATAGTGCTAGCCGACGGGCAGGTGTCTGAGATTGGCACTTACGCAGCCCTGCTGCAGCGCAATGGCTCCTTTGCCAACTTTCTCCGCAACTATGCACCTGATGAGGGCAAGAAGCACCAGGAGGCCGACAGCAGGACCG CCTTGGAGGACAAAGAGGATGAGGAGGTGCTGCTGACTGAGGACCCGCTCAGCAATCACACAGACCTGACGGTTCATGAGCCAGTGACATACGAGGTCCAGAAGCAGTTTATGAG ACAGCTGAGTGCCATGTCCCTGGAAAGAGAGGGCCAGGGTCGGCCTGTGCCCAGGAGGCGCCTAGGTGCGGCAGAAAAGGTAGTGCAGGCAACAGAGGCCAAGGCGAGCCGTGTGCTGCTGACCCAGGAGGAGAAGGTGGAGATGGGCACT GTGAAGCTGAGGGTGTTCTGGGATTACGCCAGGGCCGTGGGGCTCTGTGCCATGCTGACCATCTGTCTGCTGCACGGGGGTCAAAGTGCGGCTGCCATTGGGGCCAACGTCTGGCTCAGTGCCTGGACCGGTGAGGCTGTGGTGAACGGCCAGCAGAACAACACCTCCCAGAGGCTGGGTGTCTACGCCGCCTTGGGAATTCTGCAAG GGCTCCTGGTGATGCTGTCAGCCATCATGATGGCGGTGGGAGGCGTCCAGGCCGCGCGCTTGCTTCACCAGGCACTGCTGTACAACAAGATGCGCTCGCCACAGTCCTTCTTCGATACGACGCCCTCAGGCCGCATCCTCAACCGCTTCTCCAAGGACGTCTACATCATCGATGAGGTTCTGGCTCCCACCATCCTGATGCTGCTGAATTCCTTCTACAACTCCATCTCCACCCTCGTGGTCATCGTGGCCAGCACGCCACTCTTTGCTGTGGTCATCCTGCCTTTGGCTGTCCTCTACCTCTTTGTGCAG CGCCTCTATGTGGCTACGTCACGGCAACTGAAGCGGCTGGAATCTGTCAGCCGCTCACCCATCTACTCCCACTTTTTGGAGACGGTGACCGGCTCCAGCGTCATCCGGGCCTATGGCCGCAGCCAGGACTTCGAGGCCATCAGTGATGCTAAGGTGGACACCAACCAGAGGAGCTGCTACCCTTACATCGCCTCCAACAG GTGGCTGGGGGTCCGAGTGGAGTTCGTGGGCAACTGTGTCGTGTTCTTCACTGCACTCTTTGCTGTGATTGGGAGAAGCAGCCAGAGTCCAGGGCTGGTGGGCCTGTCTGTGTCCTATGCCCTACAG CCCCTTTGGCTAGGTGACGTTGGCTCTGAACTGGATGATACGAACGCTATCAGACTTGGAGTCTAA
- the ABCC3 gene encoding canalicular multispecific organic anion transporter 2 isoform X7 has product MDALCGSKFWDSNLSVHTDNPDVTPCFQNSVLAWVPCIYLWAALPCYLFYLRHRHQGYIVLSSLSRVKTALGVLLWCVSWIDLFYSFHGLVHGWAPAPIFFVTPLVVGVTMLLATLLIQYERLQGVRSSGVLIIFWFLCVVCGIIPFRSKILSALAQGKISDPFRFTTFYIYFALVLSALVLSCSREKPPFFSPKNIDPNPCPEAGAGFLSRLSFWWFTKLAILSYRRPLEEWDLWCLNKEDRSHVVVQRLLEERKKQQEQAARHQAAEASGKRLSSEGEVLLGGRPQAREPPFLRALMATFGSSFLLSMFFKLTQDLLSFINPQLLSVLIRFISNPTAPTWWGFLVAGLMFVCSVMQTLILHQYYHCIFVMGLRFRTGIIGVIYRKALVITNSVKRESTVGEIVNLMSVDAQRFMDVVPFINLLWSAPLQMILAVYFLWQNLGPSVLAGVALMVLLIPLNGAVAVKMRAFQVEQMKLKDSRVKLMSEILGGIKVLKLYAWEPSFLKQVEDIRQEELRLMRQAAYLHATSTFIWICTPFLVTLTTLGMYVSVDKNNVLDAEKAFVSVSLFNILKIPLNMLPQLISNLAQPRYPGAKRGTSGCGGACGLWEVLPVVCPAGRDGEAGRQGVYEGLRGLRAPAGMDTELHSSGKCAVWPSPGPQAVPTGSGGLCPAG; this is encoded by the exons GACTCCAATCTGTCCGTGCACACAGACAACCCGGACGTCACTCCCTGCTTCCAGAACTCCGTGCTggcctgggtcccctgcatctaCCTGTGGGCTGCCCTGCCCTGCTACCTGTTCTACCTGCGGCACCGCCACCAAGGCTACATTGTTCTCTCTAGTCTCTCTAGGGTCAAGACG GCCTTGGGCGTCCTGCTGTGGTGTGTCTCCTGGATTGACCTCTTCTACTCCTTCCATGGCCTGGTCCATGGTTGGGCCCCTGCTCCCATCTTCTTTGTCACCCCCTTGGTGGTGGGGGTCACCATG CTGCTGGCCACCCTGCTGATCCAGTATGAGCGGCTGCAGGGGGTTCGGTCTTCGGGGGTCCTCATCATCTTCTGGTTCCTGTGTGTGGTCTGTGGCATCATCCCCTTCCGTTCCAAGATCCTTTCAGCTTTGGCACAG GGCAAGATCTCAGACCCCTTCCGCTTCACCACCTTCTATATCTACTTTGCCCTGGTGCTCTCTGCCCTTGTCCTCTCGTGCTCCAGGGAGAAGCCACCATTTTTCTCCCCCAAGAATATCGACCCC AACCCCTGCCCCGAGGCCGGAGCTGGCTTCCTCTCCCgcctgtctttctggtggtttACAAA GTTGGCCATCCTCAGCTACCGGCGGCCCTTGGAGGAGTGGGACCTCTGGTGCCTGAACAAGGAGGACCGCTCCCACGTGGTGGTGCAGAGGCtgctggaggagaggaagaagcaacaagagcaGGCAGCGCG ACACCAGGCTGCGGAGGCTTCTGGGAAGAGACTGTCCAGCGAGGGTGAGGTGTTGCTGGGGGGCCGGCCCCAGGCTCGGGAGCCCCCCTTCCTGCGGGCCCTGATGGCCACCTTTGGCTCCAGCTTCCTCCTCAGCATGTTCTTCAAGCTGACCCAGGACCTGCTGTCCTTCATCAACCCGCAGCTGCTGAG CGTCCTGATCAGATTTATTTCAAACCCCACGGCCCCCACCTGGTGGGGCTTTCTGGTGGCCGGGCTGATGTTCGTGTGCTCCGTGATGCAGACTCTGATCTTACACCAGTATTACCACTGCATCTTTGTGATGGGGTTGAGGTTTCGCACGGGCATCATAGGTGTCATCTATAGGAAG GCTCTGGTCATCACCAATTCAGTCAAACGTGAGTCCACTGTGGGAGAAATTGTTAACCTCATGTCGGTGGACGCCCAGCGCTTCATGGATGTTGTCCCCTTCATCAACCTGCTGTGGTCAGCACCACTGCAGATGATCCTGGCAGTGTACTTCCTCTGGCAG AACCTGGGTCCCTCTGTCCTGGCTGGAGTCGCTCTCATGGTCTTGCTGATTCCGCTCAATGGAGCCGTGGCTGTGAAAATGCGTGCGTTCCAG GTAGAGCAAATGAAACTCAAGGACTCACGCGTCAAGCTGATGAGCGAGATCCTGGGTGGCATCAAGGTGCTGAAGCTGTATGCCTGGGAGCCCAGCTTCTTGAAGCAGGTGGAGGACATCCGGCAGGAGGAGCTCCGGCTGATGCGCCAGGCTGCCTACCTCCACGCCACGTCCACTTTCATCTGGATCTGCACCCCCTTCCTG GTGACCCTGACCACCCTCGGGATGTACGTGTCCGTGGACAAGAACAATGTGCTGGATGCTGAGAAGGCCTTTGTGTCCGTGTCCCTGTTCAACATCTTAAAAATCCCCCTCAACATGCTGCCCCAGTTGATCAGCAACTTGGCCCAG CCTAGATATCCAGGTGCCAAAAGGGGCACTAGTGGCTGTGGTGGGGCCTGTGGGTTGTGGGAAGTCCTCCCTGTTGTCTGCCCTGCTGGGAGAGATGGAGAAGCTGGAAGGCAAGGTGTATATGAAG GGCTCCGTGGCCTACGTGCCCCAGCAGGCATGGATACAGAACTGCACTCTTCAGGAAAATGTGCTGTTTGGCCAAGCCCTGGACCCCAAGCGGTACCAACAGGCTCTGGAGGCCTGTGCCCTGCTGGCTGA